In Panthera leo isolate Ple1 chromosome B3, P.leo_Ple1_pat1.1, whole genome shotgun sequence, a single genomic region encodes these proteins:
- the LOC122222566 gene encoding olfactory receptor 4K3-like translates to MEEANQSVVSEFIFRGLCNSRELQTFLLLPFSMLYLMTVVGNLLVVFLFITDPHLRSPMYFLLANLSFVDFCLSSVTTPKLIIDFLKDNKTISFGGCMSQILCVHFFGGGEMVLLVTMAYDRYVAICKPLRYSSIMDRQKCIWLVLISWVIGFVHAMSQLAMILDLPFCGPRTVDSFFCDIPLVIKLACMDTHTLGILINADSGVLATTCFIILLISYTYILVTVRLHSKNGASKALSTCTAHITVVLLFFGPCIFIYLWPLSITWVDKFLAVFYTVITPLLNPAIYTLRNRDIRNAIKRLISQHMDSKDNF, encoded by the coding sequence ATGGAGGAAGCTAACCAGTCTGTGGTGTCTGAGTTTATTTTTCGTGGACTTTGTAATTCAAGAGAGCTCCAGACCTTCCTCTTACTGCCATTTTCCATGCTTTACCTGATGACGGTTGTGGGCAACCTCCTTGTCGTGTTCTTGTTCATCACTGACCCTCATCTCCGTTCCCCGATGTACTTCCTCTTAGCCAATCTCTCATTTGTGGACTTCTGCCTTTCCTCAGTAACTACCCCTAAACTGATCATAGACTTCCTAAAGGATAATAAGACCATCTCCTTCGGTGGATGCATGAGCCAGATCCTCTGTGTGcatttttttggagggggtgaGATGGTGCTACTCGTGACAATGGCCTATGACCGttatgtggccatctgcaagccactCCGTTATTCCAGCATCATGGACAGACAAAAGTGCATCTGGCTGGTTTTGATATCATGGGTCATTGGCTTTGTGCATGCCATGAGCCAACTAGCTATGATTTTAGATCTGCCCTTCTGTGGACCCAGAACAGTGGACAGTTTTTTCTGTGATATCCCTTTGGTGATCAAATTGGCCTGCATGGACACACATACTCTAGGAATATTGATAAATGCTGACAGCGGGGTCTTGGCAACAACTTGCTTCATTATCCTACTCATCTCCTACACCTATATCCTAGTAACAGTGCGCCTTCACTCTAAGAATGGAGCATCAAAGGCACTGTCTACCTGTACCGCCCACATCACAGTGGTGCTGCTGTTCTTTGGACCCTGCATCTTCATCTATCTGTGGCCACTTAGCATCACTTGGGTGGACAAGTTTCTTGCTGTGTTTTACACAGTAATCACACCTCTCCTGAATCCAGCCATTTACACACTGAGAAATAGAGACATTAGGAATGCCATAAAGAGACTGATAAGTCAGCATATGGATTCAAAGGATAATTTCTAG